In the Actinomycetota bacterium genome, GCCCACAGGCGTCGACGTCTCTCATCGAACTCTCCCGCGAGCGCCCGATAGCGCTCTCCGATCGCATGCTCGTTGATCATACGATCTTACTTCGACATCACCAGCCAATCTCCTACTTGTTGTTTGACGCTTCCTAAGTGCAAGAGGCTTTGCACTGACTTTGTCAATTCAGGGCCTGCGATTGGCCTGCGAGTTGCACCGTCCCTCTTCGGCGTGTAGAGTAACCTGCAATCGGATATGAGCCGTTGACGGGGAGTAGTACCCCGGTACGCGCAAGCATAGAGAGTCGGGGATGGTGGAAACCCGGCGTGAGCGTCCGGTAGGGAATGGGCCCCCGAGGCACCAGGGCAAAGGCATTGCGCCGACTAGTCCTGGCGGAACCCCCACCGATACAAGGGGCCGGGTATTCGGAACGAGTCGCGCGAGGCGACACGGACCACGTACCGTCAGGACAAGTGGGCTCGCCGCATCTGGTGAGTCAACAAGGGTGGCACCGCGAGATTACCTCTCGTCCCTTGAGGATGAGGGGTTTTGTGTCTTCCGGGCCCTCATTCTCGAGGTATGTGCCGAGAAGGAGCGAGGGCATTGATTCTGCCGGGCAAGGACGAGTTCGTACGGCTGGCCGCAGACCACGATGTGGTCCCAGTCGCACGCGAGGTCTACGCCGATCTCACCACGCCGATCAGCGCGTTCATGGCGCTGGCCGAGGGCGCCGAGCACGCGTTCCTGCTGGAAAGCGTCGTCGGAGGCGAGCGCCTCGGGCGCTACAGCTTCCTGGGCGTCGGAGACCGCGAGGTCATCACCGCGCGTGGCAACGAGGTCGTCGTCGAGAACGGCGGCGTCACGGGCGAGCGGGCCGACGACCCGCTGCGGGTCGTGTCGCGCCGCCTGGCCGCAGGCCGCGTGGCGCGCGTGCCGGGGCTGCCGCTGTTCGTCGGCGGGGCGGTCGGCTACGTGGGCTACGAGGCCGCAAGCGGCTTCGAGCGCGTGCCCCGGCACGATGTCCGCGAGATCGACGTTCCGGATATGGTGTTCATGCTCGCGGACATCGTGGTCGCGTTCGACCACGCGCGCCGCGTGCTGCAGGTCATCGCGCCGGTGCGGCCAGGCGGCGCGCCGGAGGCTGCCTACGACCGGGCGCTCGGGCGCATAGACGCGTTCCTCCGCAAGATCGACGAGGGTCCGCGTGGCGCCGAACTCGGCTCCGTTGGCGTGACGGCCGAGGTCCCGCTCGAGGCGCACACCTCGCACGACGAGTTTCTCGAGCAGGTCCGCACCGCCAAGGAGCACATCGCCGCGGGCGACATTTTCCAGGTCGTGCTTTCGCAGCGTTTCTCGGCGCCGTACGCGGACGACGGCCTCGACCTCTACCGCGTCCTGCGCGCGGTGAATCCAAGCCCCTACATGTTCTACCTGCGCACCCGCGACGTGACGCTTGTGGGCTCGAGTCCCGAGCCGCTCGTGCGTGTCGAAGGCGACGAGGTGCTCACGCGCCCGCTTGCCGGAACGCGCCCGCGCGGCGCCGACCTTGCCGAGGACGGGCGGCTGCGCGCCGACCTCCTCTCCGACGAGAAGGAGCGCGCCGAGCACGTCATGCTGGTCGACCTGGGTCGCAACGACCTCGGCCGCGTGAGCGTGCCGGGCACGGTGAAGGTCGACGAGCTCATGGAGGTCGAGTACTACAGCCACGTCATGCACATCGTGAGTAACGTGACGGGCACGCTCGCCAAGGACAAAGACTCCGTCGACGCCCTCGAGGCGACATTCCCTGCGGGTACGGTCTCCGGTGCACCGAAGATCCGCGCGATGGAGATCATCCGCGACCTCGAGCCTGCCGAGCGCGGTCCATACGCGGGCACGGTCGGCTACTTCGGCCTCGATGGTGCGATGGACATGTGCATCACGATCCGCACGTTCGTGCTCGCGGGCGGTCGCGCGTACCTGCAGTCCGGCGCCGGCATCGTCGCCGACTCCGACCCCGAGAGTGAGTACGAGGAGTGCCTGCACAAGGCCCGTGCGCTGCACAAAGCTCTTGAACTTGCAGCCGGGATGCACAGTGAGGATCAGCCGGCGTCCGGCGGGCGCATCGGGGTGGGCCGAAGCGCCTCTGGTGGCGTGCAGTATGCATCCGGCGAGGAGGGGCTCCGGAGGGAGCCTCTGCAGCCGCGTAGCGGCGAAGCCAGCGACCGGAGGAGCCCCTCCTCGGCGTCCGGAAGCGGGGTGCGCTCGTGATTCTCGTCATCGACAACTACGACAGCTTCACCTACAACCTGGTGCAGCTTCTCGCAGCGCTCGGCGCCGAAGTCCGCGTCGAGCGACACGACGCGCTGACCGCCGAGGATGCGCTTGCGCTCTCGCCGGCCGGTATCGTGATCTCGCCGGGACCGGGAACGCCTGACGACGCAGGCATCTCGCGCGACGTCGTCCGGGCGGCGGCGGAAGCGCAGGTGCCGCTCCTTGGCGTGTGTCTTGGGCATCAGTGCATCGCAGAGGTCTTTGGCGGCACGATCTGCCGGGCGCCAAAGCCGGTGCACGGCAAGACCGATGAGATCCTTCACGACGGCGAGGCGCTCTTCGCCGGCATCCCGAGTCCGTTTACCGCGACTCGCTATCACTCGCTGTGTGTTGCCGCCGACACTGTGCCCGATGTCCTGGAGACGCAGGCCACCACTGTCGACGGCGTCGTGATGGCGCTTCGCCATCGGGAGCTGCCGATCTTTGGCGTGCAGTTCCATCCCGAAAGCGTGCTCACTCCCGAGGGCACGAAGCTACTCGCGAACTTCCTCGACACGTGCGGCGAGGTCCCGCAGGCGGGCAAGAGCCCGAGTGGTGCTGCGGCGACCGTATCGGCGGCAGGCGGCTCCGCCCGCGCATCGGCGGCATCTGCCGAGGTCACCTCGATCGGCGGCGCGATCGCACGGGTCACTGCTGGTCAACCGCTCGCCGAGCACGAAGCTGAACTCGTCATGGGGATTGTGATGGATGGCGACGCCACGCCCGCGCAGATTAGTGCGCTCGTTGTCGGGATGCGCATGAAGGGCGAAAC is a window encoding:
- the trpE gene encoding anthranilate synthase component I, with protein sequence MILPGKDEFVRLAADHDVVPVAREVYADLTTPISAFMALAEGAEHAFLLESVVGGERLGRYSFLGVGDREVITARGNEVVVENGGVTGERADDPLRVVSRRLAAGRVARVPGLPLFVGGAVGYVGYEAASGFERVPRHDVREIDVPDMVFMLADIVVAFDHARRVLQVIAPVRPGGAPEAAYDRALGRIDAFLRKIDEGPRGAELGSVGVTAEVPLEAHTSHDEFLEQVRTAKEHIAAGDIFQVVLSQRFSAPYADDGLDLYRVLRAVNPSPYMFYLRTRDVTLVGSSPEPLVRVEGDEVLTRPLAGTRPRGADLAEDGRLRADLLSDEKERAEHVMLVDLGRNDLGRVSVPGTVKVDELMEVEYYSHVMHIVSNVTGTLAKDKDSVDALEATFPAGTVSGAPKIRAMEIIRDLEPAERGPYAGTVGYFGLDGAMDMCITIRTFVLAGGRAYLQSGAGIVADSDPESEYEECLHKARALHKALELAAGMHSEDQPASGGRIGVGRSASGGVQYASGEEGLRREPLQPRSGEASDRRSPSSASGSGVRS